From a single Raphanus sativus cultivar WK10039 chromosome 3, ASM80110v3, whole genome shotgun sequence genomic region:
- the LOC108846995 gene encoding uncharacterized protein LOC108846995: MVEDKKPGNEPLVNPTAEDLLLQALELVPIALDKARTVKSFSSRWRVIISRLEKIPTCLSNLSTHPCFSKNTLCKEQLHAVLQALKEATELADVCVQEKQEGKLKMQSDLDSLSAKIDLSLKDCGLLMKTDVLGEVTQSIQDVETFSVRELLARLQIGHLESKRKALEQLVEVMKDDEKAVITALVRTDVASLVQLLTATSPSVRENAVTMICSLAESRQCENWLVSENALPPLIRLLESGSHVSKERAVVTLQRLSFSSETARLIVGHGGVSPLIKICKTGDSVSQAASTCTLKNISSVPEVRQNLAEEGIVKVMINMLNCGVLMGSKVYAAECLQNLTSSNEALRRLVISENGVQTLLAYLDGPLPQEEGVAAIRNLVGSVSVETYVKIIPSLVHVLESGSTGAKQAAALTLYRMATSNETKRMIGESDCIPLLLRMLEAKENGAREVAAQAIASLVTVPRNCREVKRDEKSVMSLVLLLEPSPSNSAKKYAVPVLAALCSSRKCKKVMVSCGAVGYLKKLSEMEVPGSKKLLERIEKGKLKSFFSRK, encoded by the coding sequence ATGGTGGAAGATAAGAAACCCGGAAACGAACCTCTGGTTAATCCAACAGCTGAAGATTTGTTACTACAGGCATTAGAGCTTGTCCCTATTGCTTTGGACAAAGCAAGAACAGTGAAAAGTTTCTCTAGCAGGTGGAGGGTGATCATATCAAGGTTAGAGAAGATACCGACATGTTTATCAAACTTGTCTACCCATCCTTGCTTCTCCAAAAATACTCTCTGCAAAGAGCAGCTTCACGCGGTCTTACAAGCCTTGAAAGAGGCCACCGAGCTCGCGGATGTATGCGTGCAAGAGAAGCAAGAAGGGAAACTGAAGATGCAGAGTGATCTGGACTCTCTGTCTGCGAAAATCGATCTTAGTTTGAAAGATTGTGGACTGCTGATGAAGACAGATGTTCTCGGAGAAGTTACACAATCAATTCAAGACGTGGAAACGTTCAGCGTCAGAGAGTTGCTTGCTCGGCTTCAAATAGGTCACTTGGAGTCAAAACGCAAGGCCCTTGAGCAGCTCGTTGAGGTAATGAAAGATGATGAAAAAGCGGTTATAACAGCTTTGGTTCGGACCGATGTCGCGTCTTTGGTGCAGCTTTTGACAGCTACTTCACCTAGTGTAAGAGAGAACGCTGTGACTATGATCTGCTCTCTAGCAGAATCAAGGCAATGCGAGAACTGGCTTGTCTCAGAGAACGCATTGCCTCCATTGATAAGGCTGCTTGAATCCGGAAGTCACGTTTCTAAGGAGAGAGCTGTAGTCACGTTGCAGAGATTGTCGTTTTCATCGGAGACAGCGCGTTTGATTGTTGGACACGGAGGGGTTAGTCCGTTGATCAAGATTTGCAAAACAGGGGACTCTGTTTCTCAAGCTGCTTCCACTTGTACTTTGAAGAACATTTCCTCTGTTCCTGAAGTAAGACAGAACCTTGCGGAAGAAGGAATCGTTAAAGTGATGATAAACatgcttaactgcggagttctgatgggatctaAAGTATACGCAGCCGAGTGTCTTCAGAATCTCACTTCCAGCAACGAAGCTCTTCGAAGATTGGTTATATCAGAGAATGGGGTTCAAACTCTGCTCGCTTACTTAGACGGACCTCTCCCTCAAGAAGAGGGAGTTGCGGCTATTAGGAATCTCGTTGGCTCTGTTTCTGTTGAGACTTACGTCAAGATCATCCCAAGTTTAGTCCATGTTCTTGAATCAGGATCAACAGGAGCGAAGCAAGCGGCTGCATTGACTCTCTACAGGATGGCTACATCGAATGAGACTAAGAGAATGATCGGTGAGTCAGATTGTATCCCTTTGCTGTTAAGAATGCTGGAAGCTAAAGAGAATGGAGCTAGAGAGGTTGCTGCTCAAGCTATAGCGAGCTTAGTTACTGTTCCAAGGAACTGCAGAGAAGTGAAGAGAGATGAGAAGAGTGTGATGAGTCTTGTGTTGCTACTTGAGCCTAGTCCGAGCAATTCAGCCAAGAAGTATGCGGTTCCGGTTCTGGCGGCTTTGTGTTCAAGCAGGAAGTGTAAGAAGGTGATGGTTTCTTGTGGAGCTGTTGGTTATCTGAAGAAGTTGTCGGAAATGGAGGTTCCTGGTTCCAAGAAGCTTCTTGAGAGGATTGAGAAAGGGAAACTGAAAAGTTTCTTTAGTAGGAAGTAG
- the LOC108847005 gene encoding 40S ribosomal protein S27-2-like: MVLQNDIDLLNPPAELEKRKHKLKRLVQSPNSFLMDVKCQGCFNITTVFSHSQKVVVCANCQNVLCQPTGGKARLTEGCSFRKKL; encoded by the exons ATG GTTCTACAAAACGATATCGATCTGCTGAACCCACCAGCTGAGCTTGAGAAGAGGAAGCACAAGCTCAAGCGTCTTGTTCAATCTCCCAACTCGTTTCTCATG GATGTCAAGTGCCAAGGCTGCTTTAACAT TACGACAGTGTTCAGCCACTCGCAGAAGGTTGTGGTGTGTGCAAACTGCCAGAATGTGCTGTGCCAACCCACAGGAGGAAAGGCAAGGCTCACTGAAGGTTGCTCTTTCAGGAAAAAGTTATGA